A region of the Candidatus Zixiibacteriota bacterium genome:
CAAAACCGCCGTCCGGCACCGCGGAACCTTCCGGGGTGGTACGGATCGGGAACTTGAACCGCTTCAGCATGCCATTACGGAACTTCACTGTCCACATAATGGTGTCCGTGGAACGCATCGGCGTAACGCTGGCGCCGAGCGGGACGAAGTCGGCGTAGCCGCGGACTTCAATGGCCTGCGTCGGGCAAATCTTGACGCAGCACATGCATTCCCAGCACATTTCCGGAGCCTGGTTGTAGGCCTTCATCAGGTCCTTGTTGAGAACCATCAGGTCGTTCGGACAAATGTACTGGCAAGCCGTCTTGTCAAGTGCCTTGCAGCCATCGCACTTTTCGGGATTCACAAAACTTGGCATTAATTCCTCCTAATTGGAAAATGCTTACGGCTTATGTAATCGCTTCTTATATCGTTTATTACTTCTTACTTCTTTTTCACATCACCGGTCGCCGCACCGTGCAGCTTGACCTCGACCTTGTCCTCATCCTTCAGACTGGCGTAGTACTCGCGCAGAATAGCGAGGACTTCGGGACGGCTGAATTCGGCCGGGACATCGCCGCCCTCGGAGAGAGCCTTGCGCAGAGCCGTACCGGACAGGAACAAACGGTCTTCTTTACCGTGCGGGCAGGTCTTCATCGATGCCATACCCTGGCACTTGTAGCAGTAGAAGGTCCAGTCGATCGGGAGCATCTTGC
Encoded here:
- the aprB gene encoding adenylyl-sulfate reductase subunit beta translates to MPSFVNPEKCDGCKALDKTACQYICPNDLMVLNKDLMKAYNQAPEMCWECMCCVKICPTQAIEVRGYADFVPLGASVTPMRSTDTIMWTVKFRNGMLKRFKFPIRTTPEGSAVPDGGFASPDDLKDQLLMGEPTCTKCDNLPGVK